One window from the genome of Gloeomargarita sp. SRBZ-1_bins_9 encodes:
- the dapB gene encoding 4-hydroxy-tetrahydrodipicolinate reductase: MNERIPVIVTGAAGRMGRQVVQAVAASSDMVLVGAVDHQRVGEDVGVVAGIGELEVPITSDLQSLCALVAQEKQPGVMVDFTHPRSVYDNVRAAIAYGVYPVVGTTGLSAEQIQDLAEFCDKASIGCIIAPNFSIGMVLLQQAAIQASRYFEHVEIIELHHNQKADAPSGTALKTAEMLAEMGKTYNPPQVEETETLAGVRGGIGPENIRIHSVRLPGLLAHQAVMFGAPGEIYTLRHDVTDRRCYMPGVLLAIRKVRQLKQLVYGLEKILD, encoded by the coding sequence ATGAATGAGCGCATTCCGGTGATTGTGACTGGCGCGGCAGGGCGCATGGGACGTCAGGTGGTGCAGGCAGTGGCCGCCAGTTCGGACATGGTGCTTGTGGGGGCGGTGGACCACCAGCGGGTGGGGGAAGATGTAGGAGTGGTCGCCGGAATCGGAGAACTGGAAGTGCCCATTACGTCCGATTTGCAGTCCCTGTGCGCCCTGGTGGCCCAGGAAAAACAGCCGGGCGTGATGGTGGACTTTACCCATCCCCGCAGCGTGTATGACAATGTGCGGGCGGCCATTGCCTACGGGGTCTATCCGGTGGTGGGCACAACGGGCCTGAGCGCCGAGCAAATCCAGGACTTGGCCGAGTTTTGCGACAAAGCCAGCATCGGTTGCATTATTGCTCCTAATTTTTCCATCGGCATGGTGCTGTTGCAACAGGCGGCGATCCAGGCCTCCCGTTACTTTGAACACGTGGAAATCATCGAGCTGCACCACAACCAGAAAGCTGACGCCCCCAGCGGTACGGCCTTGAAAACGGCGGAAATGCTGGCCGAGATGGGCAAAACCTACAACCCCCCCCAAGTTGAAGAAACGGAAACCCTTGCTGGTGTACGCGGGGGTATCGGTCCAGAAAACATCCGCATCCACAGCGTGCGCTTACCGGGGTTGCTGGCCCATCAGGCAGTTATGTTTGGGGCGCCCGGCGAAATCTACACCCTGCGCCATGACGTTACGGACCGCCGCTGTTACATGCCCGGTGTTTTGCTGGCCATCCGCAAGGTACGCCAACTCAAGCAACTGGTCTACGGCCTGGAAAAAATCCTGGATTAG
- a CDS encoding SUMF1/EgtB/PvdO family nonheme iron enzyme, with protein MVAVEQLRQLYTDCREKTLALIAPLTDAQWVQQVHPDFSPIGWHVGHIAYTEALWLLGEPLPYPELAPLFRADGYPKAERSRLLPPRHVLLTYVQTIREKVLAQLTHVTPDNRRLWYWVVQHEMQHQETICLLRALQGNLPPPLPEIDACSTPWELDCQSVTVGSDDIAALDNERPPHTQTVGPLRISAHPVTQEEFQAFIKAGGYREKRWWSEAGWAWLQQEQVTRPVYEQPASPRQPVCGVSYYEAEAYCRFISKRLPTEWEWETAARQGLPYRGLVWEWTCSPFAPYPHFAPYPYQGYSAAYFDGHHYVLRGGSWATHPYLKRPSFRNWYLPGVRQIFAGFRWAD; from the coding sequence ATGGTGGCTGTTGAGCAACTGCGGCAACTCTACACCGACTGCCGGGAAAAAACCCTAGCTTTGATTGCCCCCCTGACGGATGCCCAGTGGGTCCAGCAGGTGCACCCGGATTTCAGTCCCATCGGCTGGCATGTGGGCCATATCGCCTACACGGAAGCCCTGTGGTTATTGGGTGAGCCTTTACCCTATCCGGAGTTGGCCCCCCTGTTTCGGGCAGATGGTTACCCCAAAGCCGAACGCAGCCGCCTTTTGCCCCCCCGCCATGTTCTCCTGACCTATGTCCAGACCATCCGGGAGAAGGTCCTGGCCCAGCTCACCCACGTCACGCCAGACAACCGGCGCCTGTGGTACTGGGTGGTGCAGCACGAAATGCAACACCAGGAAACCATTTGCCTGCTGCGGGCGCTCCAGGGCAATTTACCGCCACCATTGCCGGAGATCGACGCATGTTCGACGCCCTGGGAGCTGGACTGTCAGTCGGTTACCGTAGGCAGTGACGACATCGCCGCCTTGGACAATGAACGTCCCCCCCACACCCAAACCGTGGGTCCCTTGCGCATCAGCGCCCACCCCGTGACCCAGGAGGAATTTCAGGCCTTTATCAAAGCGGGTGGCTATCGGGAAAAACGCTGGTGGTCGGAGGCGGGCTGGGCGTGGCTGCAACAGGAGCAAGTAACCCGGCCTGTGTACGAGCAACCGGCATCGCCCCGGCAACCGGTCTGCGGCGTGAGCTATTACGAAGCGGAGGCCTATTGTCGCTTTATCAGCAAACGGTTGCCGACGGAATGGGAGTGGGAAACGGCGGCACGCCAGGGGTTGCCCTACCGGGGGTTGGTTTGGGAATGGACCTGCTCCCCCTTTGCCCCCTATCCCCATTTCGCCCCCTATCCCTACCAGGGCTACTCGGCGGCCTATTTCGATGGACATCATTACGTGCTGCGGGGGGGCAGTTGGGCTACCCATCCCTACCTAAAACGGCCTAGTTTTCGCAACTGGTATTTACCGGGAGTGCGCCAGATTTTTGCCGGATTCCGTTGGGCCGACTAG